The DNA segment ATCCTATATCTAGCAAAATCGTCTTCAAAATTGAAGGAAAACTTAACATTCCTGGGTGAACAAAAATTGAGACAAGTTTTTTGCTAGTAGACTATgagaaatgccaaagaaagtcCTTCAAACTGAAAAGAAAGGAGACTGTAATTAAAATccacatgaagaaataaaacattgttAAGGTATTAAcgtggctaagtcacttcagttgtgtccaactcttgccatCCTAtggatgccaggctcctctgtccatgggattttccaggcaataatactggagtgggttgccatttcctactccagaggatcttcctgaccctgggattcaacccgcatctcttatacctcctgcactggcaggcaggttctttaccactgtgctacccgGGAGGCCCATAAGTACTTTATATTTAAAGGGAGTAAATGCTCCAATTAAGAGGCAGATGTTGGCAGACCAAGGGCACACCCTAATAAAATTAACCCATCAAGACATAactataaatacatacacatctaACAGTAGAGCCCCGAAAAGTCAGAAACATGACAATGGAAGGGAGGAGGAGTTAAGCAATAACACCTCACTTACCCTATTGGATAGAAGAGACAAAAGGAGTaagatacttaggaataaatttaaccaaggtggtgtaagacacacacacaaaattcctgtgctcatggattagaagacaGTACTGTGGAGACAGCAATACTCTAAAAATTGATCTATAAGTTCAATATGTATCAAAACTTCAACTGCCTTTTGTCCATGTGGACTGGCTGATCCTAAAATCCATAAGGAATTGCATGGAATTCCTTAAAAAGCCAAAAGAGTCTTGAACAAAGAGAACTCATAGTTCTTAATGTCAAAACTTGCCACAAAGCTGTAGTAATTCAGTGTGATACTGGCATAAAGAAGGTATATAGAAACATGGGCTAGAATTGAGCTGTAAACCTTATACTagtgatttttgacaagggtgccagggccattcagtggggaaagaatattttcttcaaCAACTAACCACAAACCAACTAATGAAGTTGAATCTTCACCTCACACCACATATAAACATTGACCTGAAATAGCTTTAAACAAAACAATGTAAGAACTAAagctataaaaatcttagaagacAGGAATAAATAATTCATAACTTTGGATATGTCAATGGATTCTTAAGATTGATACCAAAAGAACAagcaaaaaatagataaattgaatTTCATCAAAACAAATTTGGatatcaaaggacactatcaaaataagacaacccacagaatgggagaaaacacttGCAAATCATATTTCTGATAAAAGGTTAGTATCCACCTTAacataaagaactcttagaaCTCAACAGCAGAAAAACAACCtagttttttaaatgggcaaaggatttgaatagactttctccaaaaaagataacaaaagtgactcacaaacatgaaaagatgtttagcatcactgctgctgctgctgctaagtcgcttcagtcgtgtctgactctgtgcgaccccatagacggcagcccaccaggctcccccgtccctgggattctccaggcaagcacactggagtgggttgccatttccttctccaatgcgtggaagtgaaacgtgaaagggaagtcgctcagtcgtgtccgactcttagcaaccccatggactgcagcctaccaggctcctccatccatgggattttccaggcaagagtactaatcATTAGGTAAATGCAACTTAAAgccatgagataccacttcacatctaGTGTGATGGCTGTCATCAGTGAGATGTGTTGGGGAGGAtaaggaaaaaattgaaaatcttaTATATTGCTGGTAGGAACATAAAGTGGTACAGTTGCTATGCAAAAATGGTGAATCTTCAAAAACAAAGAGTTACTATTTGACTCAACAATTCCatccaaaagaaatgagaacacatACCCACCCAAACTTATGCATGAATGAATGTTCATAGTGTTATTCAGAATACCCCCAAAGCGCAGACAACCCACGTCCACAGatttgatgaatggatgaataaaatgtgatataactacataatggaatattattcagctgtaaacaaaaatgaagtattgatacaacatggatgaaccttgaaaacatggtaAGTGAAAAAATGTCAGACACAAAACATTAGTGATTTCCAAGGGAGGGTGAGAGAGGGGATGGAAAAATGACTGCTTAATAATAGTACAGGGGGTGATGAAAATTTCTAGAATTAGGTGGTGGTgattgcacaacactgtgaatccaCTGAATCTGTACCATTTTAAATGGTTAAAGTTTagaattttatgtgaattttacctcagtcaaaaaggtaaaaaaaatttaatgtgcaCACACATCGCGGGGGCAATCTcattaaaatgtagattctgggTAGGGCCTGAAATTCAGCATTCTTGATAAGGTCCCAGGTGACTCCTTTTTGGTTCACCCATGGCCACATACTGAGTAACAAGGCTACTCAGAGGGCCCTTCCACTGTGCTGCCTTAAAATTCTGGGCCTCGGGTGCCTCACCTCTTGAACCCACCCCTGCCCTGTCCATCCCTGCAAATAAGAAGAGTGGAAGCGTGCAGATGGACTGGTGCTCCTAGGTCTGAGTCTGCAGGGGTGCGAGCCTCAGGGCATGGGGACAGATGGAGAAGGGGCTGTGGCTGCAGAGGTCACTGTCAGCAGATACAGAGAGGACCAAAGGAGTAGGTTTTATTTTGCACAAAGCTGAGGAAGCTAGGCCGGAATGCCTGTTCTGTTCTCGGAGGAGGGCTATTGTGTCACTGCCAGCTGCTGGGCGGCTCCAGCTCTGGTGCTCAAAAGCGATCTGAAAGAGAGGGGGCAACCTGGGGGGTGAGTGAACGGGTACTGACTGCTGCCTGCCCTCCCCTGCCAGTCCCCCAGGGACTCCTGTGCCAGGAACACAGAGCTCAAGGAGGAGGCAGCTGCTCCGAGTTAGGGTGGTGCTGAGAGTGGAACTCTGCCAGGTGCCCTTTCCTGATGCTGGGTTACAGCAACCCCGGGGTGTGGGCAGACCACTCTGTTGGGGCGGGTAGGGGAGATTCCTCCCAATTCTGTCCCAAGGAGAAGCTGGGGACTCCCTGGCTTGTCCAGGTTACACGAAGTGGCGTAGTCGTCCCCACCCTGCTGCCCAATCCCAGAGGCTGTCATCGCTGCTCACCATCTCCATCTCCCAGGAGGTCGGGGATCGGGCTGAAGGGCCCCGGGGGCAAGTTCCAGGCCAGCTCCTCCAGCTGACCCAGCAGGCCTTTGACTTCTGCCTCCAGGTGCTCCACCGTCTTCTCCACTGTCTAGAGTGAGGAGAGAAGGCGGAGGACAGTAGGGGAGTGAAGACAAGAGTGGGGTCAGTCTTGCTTCATCAGCCACATCCTCCGGAGCCCGTGGCAGCAAGTAGGGTGCAGCGGGAAGAGAACTAGGTGCCAGGGGACCTGGGTCCTCCTGGTTCACGCACTGCCCCCACCTGCCTCTCAGCTCCCAGATGACAAGATTCGAAGGGCTCACTCAAGGCCACTTCTGGCTCTCGCGCTCAGGGGTTTCGCTTAATCACTGGTTTGGGGCGTGGATGGACTCGGATACCTTTTCCCTTTTCAAGATGACACCCCTGGGAGCTCACATTTCTTTTGTTGCCCCGCCCCCTGGTGGCGACTCTGCCAAATGACCGTTTTggcattttgaaattttctttattcagggttctttttttgtaaatgaaCCCCTTTAGTACTCTGGTAAAACCTATAGACTCCCATCAGAAGAATGCTTTCATTGAGAAAATATATAGGATTTCCAAggacatgctgctactgctgctgctaagtcgcttcagtcgtgtctgactctgtgcgaccccatagacggcagcccaccaggctcccccgtccctgggattctccaggcaagcacactggagtgggttgccattgccttctccagtgcatgaaagtgaaaagtgaaagtgaagttgctaagtcgtgtctgactcttcgtgaccccatggactgcagcgcaccaggctcctccgtccatgggattttccaggcaagggtactggagtgggatgccattgccttctccgtccaaggACATACActgcattaaaatattaaagtatttacATTTTGATATAAAACGTATTACCTTAAGTAACAGCAGACCTAACAACTACTGAATTTTTAACACACTGATTAGAATAAATTGAGATATAAGTTGAGATATTCACAGTGACTATAATGATATGAAATTATCTGATTTCTGTTGATGACAAAGTCAAGGTACAATTGTTCTTTGTCTATAGTGAATGAGAGCGCTAAACTTTAGCTAAAGGTTTGTGAAATAAAGTGCACACAAGTTTATGGACCTCGAGTTACAAGCAGTAGCTGTATAACAAAACACAGCGACTGAATTTCCAGCTTCTCATCTGGTGAATATGCAGAGATCCCCCGCTGGGGGCAAGCAAGTTCCCAGGGGAGGCAGGGTCTGTTGGGGGCTGGCAGCCTAACAGTACAGGTAGGGCATGGAGATGTTTAACATGGTGGCCAGGGAGCAGGACTGGCCTAGATCGCCCCAATTTTCAAAAACCAGATTGGCTTGAGCCCTCCAAAGCCACCACCAGCCTGGCAGATGGTCCTGAAGCTGCATGTCTTCCCAGGTCACCCTCATTACCTCCTCTATGACATCCAGCCGACTGTGGACAGCCATGTATGTGTCACACCCTGTGCTCTGAGCCGAGTCTCCTCGGGAGGGGATGAAGGGTTCATCAGCTGTGGGAAAACAAGTCTTGTCACTGTGGGGCCCTTGGTTTCCCTGTAACATTAGAGTCTCTTACAAAGTACCTGGCTCAAAGGAGGTGAGTCCAGGAAACAGtccaaagagaagcagagagggcCAGGATGTGAATGTAGGGCTACCCTACTCATTCATCTCTAGGGCCATGGTCACCTACAGACCCAAGCGGGCATCCTCAAGGAGGTGCGGCCTGAACTGggtaagaaaaggaagggaaggaatgtTTTAGCCAGAAAGAATGAATGCGCAAAGATAGACATGAGGTAGCATGGCTCAGTGCAGAAAACCTAGGGTGTCTGGAGTGGCTGGAAAGTACCAGGTGGCTGGGGGATGAGACTAGAGAGGTGGATGATGGAAACAAAGCTGGGGTCCTAATCAATCATGATGTTTGTTTGGGGGGTTATTTTAACAGGAGAGTCATGTAGTcgtatatgaatttttaaaatacagagaatGAACTGGAGAGATTCATCTTTAAAGGCAGGAAGTATCATAGTAACCGGTGTAAGAGCTGGTGAAAGGAGACAGCTGTAGGAAAAGAGGAAGAGTATGTGTGGAGATACTTTAGAAATAGCATTATGTGCCACATGGTGTGCTCAACAAATGCATAAACTCAGCCAACCTCTACAACCAATGACTATCCACAGTTTACACATAAGGAAATTGAGAGGGGTGAAGGGATACATCCAGCGTCACACACCTAGTAAGTGGAAGCTCTGAGGCTCAACCTGTTCAACATCATTTTCCTCCCCACCATTGGCTCCTCCTTGATTCTTCCTGGCACCAGCAACCTTCACACCAGAAGTCTTAGAGCCCGGTTTTGAGCTCAAGTTGCGGGGTTGGTGGCTCTGAGATGTTTTCAGGGCATCCAAGTTGGCTGGGTCCTTGGAAAACATGGACACTCAGGAAGGGGGACACTGCTCCAGAAACAAAGAGAAGCCAAGCACTTTAAAGAGGATGAAACCGCATGGCCTAAAGAGGCACTGGGGCCTAGCAAGATAAAGTCTGAAACACAGAGCAACAGAGAAGTTGATGCTGAATGCCATCCCAGCGCTTGGAGTAAAGAGGTGCCAGCAGACCAGAGTCGTTGCAGTGGgatgagaagggaaggaaaggccaagagaaggaaacagagatcCTAGAAAACATTACCACCAAGCTTGGCTGTGAATGGAGATCAGATCACAAGGTCTAAAGAAGTGTTTATtgttatttccaggtttttaagcaTTGAAGAAACTAAACCATGCTTTTAGCCTGAGGACAGGAAGAACCCAGGAGGACTGAAAGAATGCATGTCCTGAAGAGATACGAGGCCACAGAATCCAGAaatggtggtggggtgggggtggggggtcacacgtggaaggaagagagaggacaTGCGGCAGAAATGGGTAAAAAGTTCTACTTAAAAGGGTCAAGAAGTTGAGCGAGTCCCACCTAATAACCGCTCTTCACTCGGTGAAGAGGGGAATCATCTGCTGAAAACTCATGCAGGGTTAGCAAAGAGGAGAGTTCGTTGTGAAGTTATTGGGAATTCTATGAGCAGGCTGATACACACAGCCACTAAAATGGGAGCCATGGCAAGAGTACTTTCACCATGGACACTGACACATGCGTTGTTTCCCAAGAGCCAGTGTATCAGCACCCCTGGGTAAGAAGCCTGAATAAAGAGAGGGGGTGAGAATGACGGAGGCAGTTAGGAGGATGGTAGGGAGTGACAGCGCCAAGGAAGCCCCACCCCGGCAGCTCAGCAGGTGGGTGTTAGCAGCAAAGACAGATGGGTGGACAAGCTGAAACCTGGGAGTCCAGGGGATGAGTGTGGTGAAGGGCAACAGAAGAGAAAGGAGCTGAGGACTCAACCATCCAGGGCTTAAGTGGCTGAGTTCTGGAGTCTAGGCTGAATAAGGAAGGGGAAAAGGCCAATCAGAGGACTGATAATTGGGAGAAATGGAGGGGCTGAAGGCACTGGAGGTCTCGATGCAATGATGGGGGTAACAGAATTTACTGCATTTTTTAAGAGATACTGCAATTTTTAGCTTTGAGAGGTGGAGCAGCTTCACAGTGACAATACTAAGGCTGTGGGCATCTGAAGCAGAGTGGGGGTAAGAGTTATTGGACTTGATCTTTGTAAATGCAAAACTCTTGTAACTCTAAAACTCCAGTGTTGACTGGGTTGCCCGAGGGGACATATAAAGTTGCCTAGAAGGTTGGCAGGCCTTGAAGTAAGGATGGAGATGATAAGCCATTTTGCTGGTGATGAATGTGTAACTCTGAAGGCTGggtgacttgtccaagatcacacagttggCAAATGACTGAACCCCAAGCACCCTGGCCTCCTCCTGGCCCCACTAGCTGGTCAGCCAGCTGGTTTTCTGGAGCTCTGCCAGAGTCCCCATGCCCTAAGAGTCTCTGGTCCCAACTCTATCTGGACCCCAGGTCTTCCACACAGGGGTGAGAGCCAAGCACAGGGACAAAACTTCCTTTCACTCTGAGCGTCTTTAGCGGAGAACAATTTTGGTTTttactttctgctttttattacatCCATCCATTGAACTTAGAAAAACCACTTCAAAAAACACTGGTCTTCTTGTTGACTTTGGGGCGGGAGGGGATGTAATAGTGGcactttggttattttttttaaaggagcctTTTAGAGATCTATcctgaaatatttatagatacaaTGCTATTATGTCTTGGCtttacttcaaaataatccaGGCCTGGGAGTGGGACGAGGCATGGGCGGGAGTATTGGACATTGGTCAAGGTTGACCAAGACTGGTAGTTGTTGAAATTGAGTGATGGCGTCATGGGATGGGGGTTGGAGGGTTCACTCTGCTATTCTACGTTTGTATGCATGGTTTGAAACTTTCCACAATATAAGGCAGTTGTCCAATGAGGTTGTCAGCAAAAAGTATGAGTCCCTGTGGGCTTTGTGCATTGATACAAAATGTTCTGGATGGGTGTTGGGGGGTGTTCTGAGAGAACCCACCTGGAGGGCTGTGCTCCATTCTGGGTCATTCACTGAGAGAAGGCTTTGGACAGGCAGAGGCAGGTCTAAAGGGGCCACTGTGAAGGAACTCCAGATGTTGACTCATATGTCTCAGCTAAGAAACCTGGGGTGCTCAGCTAGAGATAAAGGACTTGGAGGGGGCAAGCAGAGCTGTTCTCAGCCACACAGAGGGCTGTCCTGGTCTAGGTCTGTGCCCACACACATTCTGCAGGCTCCGCCCAGAGGAGCCTTTGGCCAAGCCTTTCCCTTGAACCCCACCTGCCCTCTCCCAGACCCTAtactctcctccccctcccccaagcacTTGGAAGGAAGTGGAAGAGGAAGCAGGGTGACCCTGCCGGCCAAGCGGGGCTCTATCAGCCCTCTAAGTCACAAGCAACATGAATCTGCTCCCCTTGCTCAGCCTAAAACACCCTGTTCTCTGCGTGTCTGTGATGAGGCCTGACTTGGCTCCTAGACCCCTCCAGGGAAGAGGCTGGGCTGAGGCTGCTCTCCACATCACACGGCAGTAATCCGTCGCATCTGGACACAACTGCGCCCTGGGCTGCGGCACAACTGTCTGTGAGCTCATCCAGGCCTCCCGGGGAGCTCTGCTGAGAGGGCGGGTaggggtttgggggtggggggtggggtggctggGAAGAGCCCGGCCACCCTGCCCCGCCGCGCCCTTCCCCCACGGGGTTTCTCAGGGCGCTGACCTCAAAGCCTGAAAGCAGAAAGCACACTGCAAGCCTCTGTTCTCAGCCGCGCACTGGTGCGGCCAGTGGGAACTTCCTGCTCCCTGAGCCTCTGCTGCCTCCTCAGAACAAGGCTtttggggcagtggggagggcgAGGCGCTCCCGAACAGATGCAGCGCACCCAAGGTTCGTTTCTCAGACCTCAAATGAGCTACCAGGACAGAACCGCGATGAGTCTAAGGACAAGTTGCTTGTCTGCCCAGAAACTCCAGGAAGGCAAGAGTTAGGCAAGGACTCCCTTCGCACTGTCTTGCCAGTATGGAGCTCATGATAATGCCTGCCGGCCTCACGGGGCTCCAGGGAAACTCAAACCAGAGGAAGAAGAGTGGGGGAGGTGGCAGATTATCCCGCCTGACCACGGAGGGCCAAGGCTGCGGTTCCCAGTGTTCCCTTTCTCTGCTTCCCCCGTCCCCTGCCTGGCCAGTTGGGGAATGGACCTTCTTGGATGCAAGGTTGTTTTCCTTGGCCTGGCGCCTGCTCAGGGCCTGTGTGCACCCTGGACTGCGCCTCGGGTGGAACATCGTGAGAGCAGGCTGCCGGTggcgggtggggtggggccaGAGGCCCAGCGCAGGCGAGGGGTAGACGCTCCGGTTAAAGGGGCGTGGCCACTGGACCCCCAGCCTCTGAGGCGGGAGTACGGCCCCCTCCCAATGACAGACAtagaactttttttcctttagaccTGAACACTCACTAAGAAACTGCACAACTCAATGATTTctgatcctgaaaagtgctgctcTAACCAGCTACACTTGTAGCCTGGGGCTTAATTCTATGTGACCACATTCAATATAGTATCTAATAAATTTGACCACATTcaatatttgtattaaaatttctgcttcattccaaaccagtgttgttgttgttgtttttaagcagAAGAATGTTATTTTCAAACAATTATATGAAGAACTCTAATCTGTGGACCTGCTCTGGCTGAAACAGGAGAAGGCTGCTTAAGCCCCCTCAGAGGGAGCTCAGATACTGGGAAACTTGTATTTTGGGAGCCATATGTTTTCTCCCTTGTTCTCTGGTCATTTTCCAGAGGTGGATTTGAGCCTTGCCGGTGACTCTGAGAGCTTACCAATGCAGTCAGCAGGTGGTTAAAGTGAGGATACAAGctgagctgctgtaacaaagagccctccctcaccccccagtcatacacgtgtttctttctttctcacttaaTCAGTTCAGAGGTGGACTGGCTGATGCTCCGGGCTGGCAGGCAGCTTTGCTCCCCCCAAGGCCGTACAGGAAACCAGATTCCTTCTACCTCAGAATCCTACGTTTTTTAATCCACTGGGTTATAAAGTACTAGAACATTCCTAAACCCCCACCACACCAAGGCCTAGGAAGCCATCCAGGATAAACTTCTCTCCACATGCTGTGAACAGAACATGAGGTTGGGAGTCAGAGGAGTGGTCCCACCTCCACTGCTGGCTGACTGTGCTCTTTGCCTCTCACTCAGCTTCTTCTGCAAGGGATCCTCCCTGCCCCGTTTACTTGGCAGGACTGCTGTGCTGATTCAAGGGGATTCCACATTTGAAGGTATCTGAGAACTGCCGGATGATGTGCAAATGCCAGGTAAGGCATTCACCAGGTGGGTTGGAGACTGAGCAGGTCAGTGTAAGCCCCTGTGGTCTTCTCTCTCCACATGGAGCCAGTGTTCTTCACTAGGTAACCCTGGCTAGGTCTCCTCAAGGTGGGGAGGCATCTGCTGTGGGACTACACTGTACAGAGGTCCAAGGGGTGCTTGGGAGGGGCTTTGCCAACAAGCACACCGAGGCTTCAAGGCTGACCGGATTTTCTGGGCTCTGTTATAAGCCAGTCCCACTTGCTGGATCCTTGGTTTCTCCACCTTTAGAATGGGTACAGCCATACTCTATATTTGAATCCACTATCAATTTATGATCACATTACATGCCAAACTTTTTGTTCAGTGCTTACCTgcattattatctcatttaattctatcTATAAGCTCAGTACTCTTACATCACTTTTTTATAGGTTAGAAAACCAAAGATCAAAGAGGTTGGGTCATGCCCAAGACTACACGGCTAGTAGGTGATGGGGACAGGATTTGAATCCTACCTGCTTGACACTATGCTATGCTTTGGGAGTTCTGTGATGAGTTAAGG comes from the Bos javanicus breed banteng chromosome 28, ARS-OSU_banteng_1.0, whole genome shotgun sequence genome and includes:
- the PLAC9 gene encoding placenta-specific protein 9 — protein: MRLLLCALAGLALLRAPGAFAADEPFIPSRGDSAQSTGCDTYMAVHSRLDVIEETVEKTVEHLEAEVKGLLGQLEELAWNLPPGPFSPIPDLLGDGDDRF